A region of the Chitinophagaceae bacterium genome:
CCATTGCACTAAACAAGAAAATATTTTTTTAAAGCTTAAACTCTTTATGCCTTTCTTACGTTTGCATACTTTAGTTTATTAAAAATTTAATGAGAAATATACATCGTATTGCTTTTTTTAGTAAATTACTATACACTATATAAGTTTAAAATCTATGAGAATCATAATAGTAACACGAGTGGGCTTGAAAAAAGAGAAAGTTTTTGAAGGATTTACTGAAGAGTTATTCCTGGCTCTAAAACCACCCCTTGTACCTATGCAATTAATGCAATTTGATGGATGTAAAAAAGGAGATATTGTTTCCTTAAGAGTTTTTGTAGGTAAGTGGCAGGATTGGACCAGCGAGATAACAAAGAGTTACAACAATAGTCTTGAAATCGGCTTTGTAGATGAAGGCCGGGTATTGCCATTTTTCTTAAAAAAATGGAAGCATGAGCACCGTATAGTTGAAAGAAAAAACAGAACCCTCATTATTGATGACATATACTATAGCTCCGGAAGTAAATTAGTAGATGTTATTCTCTACATACCTCTTTTTATGACTTTTTGGTATCGCAAATTTATTTATCGAAAGTTTTTTAAAAAAAACAGATAATTTATACCTTAATTTGATTAAAATTATATAAGATTTATTTTATTGGCTCTCAATTACTTAAGATTAGTATGGATTGTATGTAAATAATGTCAATATAAAACGCTTGTTCAAAGCTATAGGAACTATTGTAACAAAGTAGTGATTGAATCGTAATTTTTACTGATTTACACACACATCTTTTTAAACCAAGCATTATTTAATGAGACAACTTAAAATTTCAAAAAGTATAACAGACCGTTCAAGCAAGTCTGTTGAATTCTACTTGCAAGAAGTATCAAAACTTCCTATGGTCAGCCCGGAAGAAGAAGTTGAACTGGCAAAGAGAATTAAATTAGGCGATACCGCTGCCCTGCAAAAACTGGTTAATGCCAACTTACGTTTTGTTGTAAGCGTAGCAAAGCAGTATCAACACATTGGCTTTTCCCTGGAAGACCTCATCAGTGAAGGGAATATAGGATTAGTAAAAGCTGCCCGCAGATTTGATCAAACCAAAGGCTTTAAATTCATTTCTTATGCCGTTTGGTGGATTCGTCAAAATATTTTACAAGCTGTTCAGGAAAATTCCAGAATGATCAGGCTGCCGGTAAATAAAATTGCTATGGTAAAGCTGATTAATAAAGTCTTTTTGGAGTTTAGCCAGGAATTTCAAAGAGAACCAAGCCCGGAAGAATTAGCTGTTATTTCCAAAATAAACGTAAGTGACGTAAGAGACATATTGCACTTTAATCAAAAGGTACTTTCAGTAGATAAGCCCGTTAACCATGAAGCAGAAGAAACTATGGTTTCAACTATGGAAGATGAAAATTCTCCAACTCCATACATAGAAGTAAATCGAGAATCTTTGCAAATGGAGTTAATTCGAATCATGGAAAAAACCTTAAATGAAAATGAATTTACCATTTTGATAGGCAGCTTTGGAATCGGGATGAAAGAACCTCAGCACATGGACATTTTAGCCGGAGAAATTGGACTCAGCAAAGAAAGAATCCGTCAATTAAAAAATTCGGCTGTTTCAAAAATGCGGGCAAATAGAAAAGGAAGAGAGTTGCTAAGAAAATTTCTGTAACTGTTTCAAACACATTTTTTGATTTCACTTTGACTTACGTGAAAAGTTAGGAAAGACATGCGTTTTTTTCTTTAAAACATATTTTTTATATATTTAAGGCTATTTCGTCTTAAAATATAATTATGACTAAAAAGAAAAAGCTGACTACTACTGCCGGAAATCCTGTTTCTAACAATCAACGTTCGCTTACAGCAGGAAACAGGGGTCCCGTTTTGTTACAGGATTATAAACTGATTGAAAAGCTTGCGCATCAAAACAGAGAAAGAATACCGGAAAGAGTTGCTTACGCCAAAGGCTGTGGTGCTAAGGGTGTTTTTACGGTAACGAACGACATCAGTCAATACAGCAGAGCTGCCTTGTTTTCTGAAATAGGTAAAAAAACACCTGTCTTAACAAGATTTTCAAGCTTAAGCGGAGAAAGCGGAGCAGCAGATGCGGAGAGAGATGTAAAAGGATTTTCGGTAAAATTCTATACAGAAGAAGGGAATTGGGATTTGGTTGGTAATAATACACCTGTTTTTTTCATAAGAGACGGCTATAAATATCCTGATTTAATCAGGGCTCTAAAACGCCACCCTAAAACAAACCTGCGCTCACCGGAAGCTATGTGGGATTTTTGGTCACTATCTCCGGAGAGTTTACATCAGCTCACCATTTTGATGTCTGACAGAGGTTTGCCACAAACGCCAATGCATATGAATGCTTATGGCTCTCATACTTTTTCATTCTGGAATCATAACGGAGAAAGATTTTGGGTAAAATTTCACTTTATAACTCAGCAGGGACATAAATTTTATACCAATGAAGAAGCTGAAAAACTAATCGGAAAAACGCGGGAAAAGTATCAGGAAGAACTGTATAATGCAATTAAAAGAGGTGATTTCCCGAGATGGACCTTAAAAGTGCAAATAATGCCGGAGGAGGATGCCCTAACAACGGACTACAATCCCTTTGACCTGACAAAAGTGTGGCCGCATGGAGAATATCCGCTGGTAGAAGTTGGAGTACTTGAATTAAATAAAAATCCGGAAAATCACTTTCAAACCATTGAAAATGCGGCTTTTTCGCCTTCAAATGTTGTTCCCGGCATTGGATTTTCGCCGGACAAAATGCTTCAGGCAAGAATATTCTCCTATCCTGATGCACAGAGATATCGTTTAGGAACACATTACAATGCACTTCCTCCAAACAGAGCGGTTTCTGAGGTGAATCACTATCACAAAGACGGGCCTATGCGCTTTTTTGACAACAACAACCCATCTCAGGATGCATACTATGAGCCCAACTCAAAAAACGGAGCTTTAGAAGATGCAAGCGTTGAAGAACCTCCATTAAAAGTTGACGGAAATGCCATGCGGTATGAAGAAAATGACAGCTATGGAGATTTTAGGCAAACCGGGAACCTCTTTAGATTATTTGATCCCGCTCAAAAGCAACGGCTATTCAACAACATCAGCAGTTCAATGCAGGGCGTTTCAAAAGAAATTATTGAAAGGCAATTAAAACTATTTGAATCCACAGACCCGGAATACGCAGCCGGAGTGTTAGAGGCACTCAAGCGACTTAGTAAGTAGGAGAAGTGGGTTTGGTTTTTGAGAAGTTTTAATGATATTGGAGTTGTTAGTTGCATAATTGATTATCAATTAATTAGCGTAAGCAACTCCTCCATCTTAAGTATCCGCAACTCACACGAAAGTTAAAAAGTAGTTTTGAAACCTTGCCCCTAGCGCAAGTCTTTAACCAAGTCATTTGTAGAGAAACATACTTGTACCCCAAAAAAAACATTACCCAATATAGTCGAGTTATGGTATAAAGTCCAAAGGGTTTAGAGGTATAAGTCCATCTTACAACAACTATTTCACTTGCAACTTACCACTATTGAGCAATTGCCCATCGGAAGAGAGGCGATATAAATACAAGCCGGGAGAAAAGCCCTGAGCGTTTATCGTCATAACATTTTCATTCACAGTATTTTGCATGAAAAGTAGGCGGCCATTGATGTCGAAAATTTCCAAGTGGAGTTCCTCAAATTCGATACCCTCTAAACTGAGTTGAGTTTGTCCACTAAAGGGGTTGGGATAGATCCGGATAATGGCCTCCTCTTTTAGGTTTTGGTCGATACTCAGCAGCTCAATCGTGACAAAATCGTGGCCGATAGTATGGAATACGGTATTGGTTAGTATCGGCTCGTTGAAATCGAAATAAATATCAGCTCTATTGTTGATAACCGTACCATCGGGATTGCCCGCCTTTTGTTTGATTTGAAATTTGACAAAACCGTGGCTTGCCGGCTCATTGACATTGCTATCGGGCAACATGATATTATCGAAATAAAACACCAAGGCTCCTCCGGCCTTCAATTCCCAGGTATAAGGATGGCTCGAAGTGCCGAATTGAATATCTTCTATACTCAAGTAGGGCGATATGCTATCGACAATAAAGACATTGATAGCTGTATCGGTACCTGTATTTTGGAAACGGATATGGTAGTTGAGCGGGATATTATTTTCGATAAAATGTTGAGGGCCATAGCCTATAGGTTGCGCCTGTTTATCATTGGGGTCATAAGCACCTTGGTTGGGACGG
Encoded here:
- a CDS encoding RNA polymerase sigma factor RpoD/SigA, producing MRQLKISKSITDRSSKSVEFYLQEVSKLPMVSPEEEVELAKRIKLGDTAALQKLVNANLRFVVSVAKQYQHIGFSLEDLISEGNIGLVKAARRFDQTKGFKFISYAVWWIRQNILQAVQENSRMIRLPVNKIAMVKLINKVFLEFSQEFQREPSPEELAVISKINVSDVRDILHFNQKVLSVDKPVNHEAEETMVSTMEDENSPTPYIEVNRESLQMELIRIMEKTLNENEFTILIGSFGIGMKEPQHMDILAGEIGLSKERIRQLKNSAVSKMRANRKGRELLRKFL
- a CDS encoding catalase, which produces MTKKKKLTTTAGNPVSNNQRSLTAGNRGPVLLQDYKLIEKLAHQNRERIPERVAYAKGCGAKGVFTVTNDISQYSRAALFSEIGKKTPVLTRFSSLSGESGAADAERDVKGFSVKFYTEEGNWDLVGNNTPVFFIRDGYKYPDLIRALKRHPKTNLRSPEAMWDFWSLSPESLHQLTILMSDRGLPQTPMHMNAYGSHTFSFWNHNGERFWVKFHFITQQGHKFYTNEEAEKLIGKTREKYQEELYNAIKRGDFPRWTLKVQIMPEEDALTTDYNPFDLTKVWPHGEYPLVEVGVLELNKNPENHFQTIENAAFSPSNVVPGIGFSPDKMLQARIFSYPDAQRYRLGTHYNALPPNRAVSEVNHYHKDGPMRFFDNNNPSQDAYYEPNSKNGALEDASVEEPPLKVDGNAMRYEENDSYGDFRQTGNLFRLFDPAQKQRLFNNISSSMQGVSKEIIERQLKLFESTDPEYAAGVLEALKRLSK